In Solanum pennellii chromosome 3, SPENNV200, a single window of DNA contains:
- the LOC107013185 gene encoding uncharacterized protein LOC107013185, with amino-acid sequence MKICYGALVVMKEIRRNNNMYHYQGSTIIGTVTTTSNDEKEAEMTKLSRMRLGHAGGKSLKTLSDQGLLKGVKTCNLEFCEHCIKGKKTRVIFGTTIHNTKDILDYVHSDIWGASKTP; translated from the coding sequence ATGAAAATATGCTATGGTGCATTGGTGGTAATGAAGGAAATTCGAAGAAATAATAACATGTACCACTATCAAGGTAGTACAATTATTGGGACAGTGACAACAACATCCAATGACGAGAAGGAGGCAGAAATGACCAAGCTATCGCGTATGCGCTTGGGACATGCTGGAGGAAAATCCTTGAAAACTTTATCAGATCAAGGATTGCTAAAAGGAGTAAAAACTTGCAACTTGGAGTTTTGTGAGCATTGTATAAAGGGAAAGAAAACAAGGGTTATATTTGGAACAACTATCCATAATACTAAAGATATTTTGGATTATGTTCATTCAGATATTTGGGGTGCTTCCAAAACACCTTAA
- the LOC107013783 gene encoding probable arabinosyltransferase ARAD1 isoform X1 codes for MSSKYFVCFTIFILFIFASIFYSGRTIDYRSKFLLFTSLPPSNATSCSSSATQPRRQPLNVYMYDLGMKYNVGMLKGPHYDGPPVTVETLPEFPHYTGLRRQHTVEYWMLASLLYRENGTKQQEAVRVLNPDSADVFFVPFFSSLSYDTYDNQGNDTQSKFDDQLQAEIVDFLQKSEYWKRSAGRDHVIPMQHPNAFKHYRDKVNAAIFVVADFGRPSPSVSNLRKDVVAPYGHVVATFEADDFSDPYDSRTTLLFFRGKTKRKAEGKDRKRLEKILSGQKDVVFEANGVTEGGVNASTKGMRSSKFCLDPAGDTPSSCRLFDAIVSHCVPVIVSDKIELPYEDEIDYNKFSIFFSREDAKKEGYILDQLKRISKKKWLEMWRYLKNITHHFEYQYPPKNGDAVSMLWRQVKHKLPAVKLAVHRNRRLKVPDWWR; via the exons aTGAGTAGTAAGTATTTTGTGTGCTTCacaatattcattttattcatcttCGCGTCTATATTCTACAGTGGTCGTACCATTGATTACAGATCCAAATTTCTGCTTTTCACATCCCTGCCGCCGAGTAACGCTACGTCCTGCAGCAGCAGTGCTACTCAACCGCGGCGGCAGCCACTCAATGTTTATATGTACGATTTGGGGATGAAGTATAATGTTGGAATGTTGAAAGGCCCGCATTACGATGGTCCTCCAGTTACGGTTGAGACTCTGCCGGAGTTTCCTCATTATACTGGGTTAAGGAGACAACACACGGTGGAGTATTGGATGCTGGCTTCGTTGTTGTATCGTGAAAATGGAACGAAGCAGCAAGAGGCGGTTAGAGTTTTGAATCCGGATTCAGCTGATGTGTTCTTTGTACCCTTTTTTTCTTCGTTGAGCTATGATACTTATGATAATCAGGGGAATGATACACAGTCGAAGTTTGATGATCAACTGCAG GCTGAAATTGTTGACTTCTTACAAAAATCTGAATATTGGAAGAGGTCTGCTGGTCGAGATCATGTGATACCAATGCAACATCCAAATGCTTTCAAACATTACCGGGATAAGGTAAATGCTGCTATCTTCGTCGTAGCAGATTTTGGTCGGCCTTCTCCATCTGTGTCTAATTTGAGGAAAGATGTTGTGGCCCCATATGGACATGTGGTTGCAACTTTTGAAGCTGATGACTTCTCAGACCCATATGATTCTCGCACAACACTCCTTTTCTTCCGGGGGAAGACAAAGAGAAAAGCT GAAGGGAAAGACCGTAAGCGGctggaaaaaatattaagtggtCAAAAGGATGTTGTTTTTGAAGCAAATGGAGTCACCGAGGGAGGTGTAAATGCA TCTACCAAGGGGATGCGTTCGTCAAAGTTCTGTCTAGATCCAGCAGGGGATACCCCATCATCTTGCCGCCTTTTTGATGCTATAGTTAGTCATTGTGTCCCTGTAATTGTGAGTGACAAAATTGAGCTACCTTATGAGGATGAAATAGACTACAACAAGTTCTCTATCTTCTTCTCACGTGAGGATGCAAAGAAAGAAGGCTACATACTTGATCAGCTCAAgagaatttctaaaaaaaaatggcTTGAAATGTGGAGATATCTTAAGAACATTACACATCATTTTGAGTACCAGTACCCACCGAAGAACGGCGATGCTGTAAGCATGCTATGGAGGCAAGTGAAGCACAAGCTTCCTGCTGTAAAACTTGCTGTACATAGAAACCGGAGGCTTAAAGTGCCAGATTGGTGGAGATAG
- the LOC107013783 gene encoding probable arabinosyltransferase ARAD1 isoform X2, producing the protein MYDLGMKYNVGMLKGPHYDGPPVTVETLPEFPHYTGLRRQHTVEYWMLASLLYRENGTKQQEAVRVLNPDSADVFFVPFFSSLSYDTYDNQGNDTQSKFDDQLQAEIVDFLQKSEYWKRSAGRDHVIPMQHPNAFKHYRDKVNAAIFVVADFGRPSPSVSNLRKDVVAPYGHVVATFEADDFSDPYDSRTTLLFFRGKTKRKAEGKDRKRLEKILSGQKDVVFEANGVTEGGVNASTKGMRSSKFCLDPAGDTPSSCRLFDAIVSHCVPVIVSDKIELPYEDEIDYNKFSIFFSREDAKKEGYILDQLKRISKKKWLEMWRYLKNITHHFEYQYPPKNGDAVSMLWRQVKHKLPAVKLAVHRNRRLKVPDWWR; encoded by the exons ATGTACGATTTGGGGATGAAGTATAATGTTGGAATGTTGAAAGGCCCGCATTACGATGGTCCTCCAGTTACGGTTGAGACTCTGCCGGAGTTTCCTCATTATACTGGGTTAAGGAGACAACACACGGTGGAGTATTGGATGCTGGCTTCGTTGTTGTATCGTGAAAATGGAACGAAGCAGCAAGAGGCGGTTAGAGTTTTGAATCCGGATTCAGCTGATGTGTTCTTTGTACCCTTTTTTTCTTCGTTGAGCTATGATACTTATGATAATCAGGGGAATGATACACAGTCGAAGTTTGATGATCAACTGCAG GCTGAAATTGTTGACTTCTTACAAAAATCTGAATATTGGAAGAGGTCTGCTGGTCGAGATCATGTGATACCAATGCAACATCCAAATGCTTTCAAACATTACCGGGATAAGGTAAATGCTGCTATCTTCGTCGTAGCAGATTTTGGTCGGCCTTCTCCATCTGTGTCTAATTTGAGGAAAGATGTTGTGGCCCCATATGGACATGTGGTTGCAACTTTTGAAGCTGATGACTTCTCAGACCCATATGATTCTCGCACAACACTCCTTTTCTTCCGGGGGAAGACAAAGAGAAAAGCT GAAGGGAAAGACCGTAAGCGGctggaaaaaatattaagtggtCAAAAGGATGTTGTTTTTGAAGCAAATGGAGTCACCGAGGGAGGTGTAAATGCA TCTACCAAGGGGATGCGTTCGTCAAAGTTCTGTCTAGATCCAGCAGGGGATACCCCATCATCTTGCCGCCTTTTTGATGCTATAGTTAGTCATTGTGTCCCTGTAATTGTGAGTGACAAAATTGAGCTACCTTATGAGGATGAAATAGACTACAACAAGTTCTCTATCTTCTTCTCACGTGAGGATGCAAAGAAAGAAGGCTACATACTTGATCAGCTCAAgagaatttctaaaaaaaaatggcTTGAAATGTGGAGATATCTTAAGAACATTACACATCATTTTGAGTACCAGTACCCACCGAAGAACGGCGATGCTGTAAGCATGCTATGGAGGCAAGTGAAGCACAAGCTTCCTGCTGTAAAACTTGCTGTACATAGAAACCGGAGGCTTAAAGTGCCAGATTGGTGGAGATAG
- the LOC107014064 gene encoding LOW QUALITY PROTEIN: inositol monophosphatase 2-like (The sequence of the model RefSeq protein was modified relative to this genomic sequence to represent the inferred CDS: inserted 1 base in 1 codon) — MAQNDSVEEFVDVAIEAAKKAGEIIRHGFYKSKHIEHKGVVDLVTETDKACEVLIFNHLKQCFPSHKFIGEETTAAASGHFELTDEPTWIVDPLDGTTNFVHGFPFVCVSIGLTIEKKPVVGVVYNPIIDELFTAIYGRGAFLYGKSIRVSSESQLVKALVATEVGTNRDKANVDATTGRINRVLXKVRSLRMSGSCALNLCGVACGRLDLFYEIEFGGPWDVAAGALIVIEAGGLVLDPSGSEFDLTARRVAATNAHLKDAFINALNESG; from the exons ATGGCGCAAAATGATTCAGTTGAAGAGTTTGTTGATGTTGCAATTGAAGCAGCTAAGAAAGCTGGAGAGATAATTCGTCATGGATTCTATAAGAGTAAGCATATTGAGCACAAAGGAGTTGTTGATTTAGTGACAGAGACTGATAAGGCATGtgaagttttaatttttaatcatcTGAAGCAATGTTTTCCTAGTCATAAGTTCATTGGTGAAGAAACAACTGCTGCTGCTTCTGGACATTTTGAGCTTACTGATGAACCAACTTGGATAGTTGATCCACTTGATGGAACTACTAACTTTGTGCATGGCTTCCCTTTTGTTTGTGTATCTATCGGTCtcacaattgaaaagaaaccaGTGGTTGGCGTTGTTTACAACCCAATTATCGACGAGCTTTTCACTGCAATCTATGGGAGAGGTGCTTTTCTTTATGGGAAGTCCATCAGAGTATCTTCAGAGTCTCAACTTGTAAAGGCTCTTGTTGCTACAGAGGTTGGAACAAACAGGGATAAGGCAAATGTAGATGCTACTACAGGAAGAATTAATAGAGTGC TCAAGGTTAGGTCCCTCAGGATGTCTGGTTCTTGTGCATTAAATCTATGTGGAGTGGCGTGTGGAAGGCTTGATCTCTTCtatgaaattgaatttggtGGTCCTTGGGATGTCGCAGCTGGTGCTCTCATAGTCATAGAAGCTGGAGGACTCGTTCTTGATCCATCTGGTTCTGAATTTGACCTAACAGCTCGACGTGTAGCTGCTACAAATGCTCATCTCAAGGACGCTTTTATCAACGCCTTGAATGAATCAGGATGA
- the LOC107012744 gene encoding probable calcium-binding protein CML41: MESIRSSKSFSFSSHYKNLRVILPRLRSKSSNSSQSSPRTPKSSHISRRNSSREDEFREVFRHFDTDNDGKISAFELRAYFGSIGEHMSHEDAQEIVDELDTDGDNFIDFDDFKKLLMQKEGSSEEDESLKSAFEMYEVEKGCGRITPKSLQRVLSRLGDSKSYDECVTMIKVYDIDGNGELDYHEFRRMMTT; the protein is encoded by the exons ATGGAATCAATTAGATCATCAAAATCATTTAGTTTCTCTTCACATTATAAAAACCTTAGAGTAATCTTACCTAGGCTTAGATCAAAGTCTTCAAATTCAAGCCAAAGTTCTCCAAGAACTCCAAAATCATCACATATATCGCGGCGAAATTCATCTAGAGAAGACGAATTTAGAGAAGTATTTCGTCATTTTGACACCGATAACGATG GTAAAATATCGGCTTTCGAGCTAAGAGCGTATTTTGGATCCATAGGAGAACATATGTCACATGAAGATGCTCAAGAAATAGTAGATGAACTCGATACGGATGGTGATAATTTCAtagattttgatgattttaagaaGTTGTTGATGCAAAAAGAAGGAAGTAGTGAAGAGGATGAATCGTTAAAGTCAGCATTTGAAATGTATGAAGTTGAAAAAGGTTGTGGTCGGATTACACCTAAAAGTTTACAGAGAGTTTTGAGTCGTTTAGGGGATTCAAAATCTTACGACGAATGTGTTACTATGATCAAAGTATATGACATTGATGGTAATGGGGAACTTGATTATCATGAATTTCGCCGAATGATGACGACTTaa